In Nonomuraea sp. NBC_00507, the following are encoded in one genomic region:
- a CDS encoding SGNH/GDSL hydrolase family protein, producing the protein MIYSRYVALGDSQTEGLGDGDDVRGHRGWADRFAEQLACANPDLLYANLAVRGRQAAQIRDEQLPAALELRPDLATVMAGMNDIIRPGFDAAQVAAVLEDMFVALTGAGARVVTVTFPDIGAIAPLARPLRPRVLDLNARIRDAAARHGVTLVDTFRLAYVTDARMWSVDRLHASPEGHARFAAGVAHALELPGSDDTWTAPLPALAAPSPWRAAAVEARWLATFLGPWLARRLRGRSSGDGRTAKRPLLTPVIVGDQSISGTSG; encoded by the coding sequence ATGATCTACAGCCGATACGTCGCTCTCGGCGACAGCCAGACCGAGGGCCTGGGCGACGGCGACGACGTCCGCGGCCACCGCGGCTGGGCCGACCGCTTCGCCGAGCAGCTGGCCTGCGCCAATCCCGACCTGCTCTACGCCAACCTCGCCGTCCGCGGCCGCCAGGCCGCCCAGATCCGGGACGAGCAGTTGCCGGCCGCTCTGGAGCTTCGCCCCGACCTGGCCACGGTCATGGCGGGCATGAACGACATCATCCGCCCCGGCTTCGACGCCGCTCAGGTGGCCGCTGTACTGGAGGACATGTTCGTGGCTCTGACCGGCGCGGGAGCTCGGGTGGTCACGGTGACGTTCCCCGACATCGGCGCGATCGCGCCGCTGGCCAGACCGCTCCGGCCCAGGGTGCTCGACCTCAATGCCCGCATCAGGGACGCCGCCGCACGCCACGGCGTCACGCTCGTGGACACGTTCCGGCTCGCCTACGTCACCGACGCGCGGATGTGGAGCGTCGACCGGCTGCATGCCAGTCCGGAGGGCCACGCCCGCTTCGCCGCCGGAGTCGCGCACGCCTTGGAGCTGCCGGGCAGTGACGACACGTGGACGGCTCCGCTCCCGGCGCTGGCCGCGCCATCGCCCTGGCGCGCGGCGGCGGTAGAGGCGCGGTGGCTGGCCACGTTCCTGGGGCCGTGGCTCGCCCGCCGTTTGCGCGGCCGCTCCTCAGGCGACGGCCGCACGGCCAAGCGTCCCCTGCTCACACCGGTGATCGTCGGCGATCAGTCGATCTCGGGCACGTCGGGATAG
- a CDS encoding nucleotidyl transferase AbiEii/AbiGii toxin family protein: protein MRFLPFQERLLDVVSPVCERYALALAGGYAMRAHGFTDRLSRNLDFATEIGLTDVVSGVTGAFHAAALQTSIIEVTPRMGRLMIEDTATSERCEFDLLREALQQPPVTCGTVRVLSVEDAIGLKMRALHERSYARDVIDVESVSHLYSFRALESLAKPHNDHFSPSELAMRLEFVDLMGSEEFEAYGLGEEQIRQVRRFAQAWLEDIKLRRADDGDADYDYPDVPEID from the coding sequence ATGCGCTTTCTGCCCTTCCAGGAGCGGCTGCTCGACGTGGTGTCGCCGGTGTGCGAGCGCTATGCGTTGGCGCTCGCGGGTGGCTATGCGATGCGGGCCCATGGTTTCACGGACCGGCTGAGCCGAAACCTCGATTTCGCCACGGAGATAGGGCTGACCGATGTGGTCAGCGGCGTCACGGGCGCGTTCCACGCCGCGGCGCTGCAGACGTCGATCATCGAGGTGACACCGCGGATGGGCCGTTTGATGATCGAGGACACGGCGACCAGTGAGCGTTGCGAATTCGACCTGCTGCGGGAAGCCCTCCAACAGCCTCCGGTCACGTGCGGCACGGTGCGAGTGCTGAGTGTGGAAGACGCGATCGGGCTCAAGATGCGGGCCTTGCACGAGCGCAGCTACGCCCGCGACGTCATCGACGTCGAGTCCGTGAGCCATCTCTACTCGTTCCGCGCGCTGGAGAGCCTGGCCAAGCCGCACAACGATCATTTCTCGCCCTCTGAGCTGGCCATGCGGCTGGAGTTCGTCGATCTCATGGGGAGCGAGGAGTTCGAAGCCTATGGACTTGGCGAAGAGCAGATCAGACAGGTCCGGCGCTTCGCTCAGGCATGGCTCGAGGACATCAAGCTTCGGCGGGCCGACGACGGCGATGCGGACTACGACTATCCCGACGTGCCCGAGATCGACTGA